The Papaver somniferum cultivar HN1 chromosome 6, ASM357369v1, whole genome shotgun sequence genome segment TTCTTTACTTTTCAAATTCGGCAATATATCAAAATTGGCGCAGCTGAATAAATTGCCACAATGACAAGGAATTTACAGATAAGAATTACACTTGTTGTCTTCTCCTTGTATAAATCTGTATAACTCATTTTACATTCTTTCACAGGATTATTGATTATACAAATGATTGTACTAAAGAACTGATATGTCGGGGTAAACAACAGCAAATGCAGCGACATTGCTAACGATCTGTATCTATTATCCCCAATCACTTCCAACATTCCAGTGAATCAAACAGCATCAACACATTTTTCCCAAGTACCGTATCTAGAGCTAAAGCTTCCTCCTCCATTCTGCCGGGCATACTCAAGAAAAACTGCATTGGCACAAGAATCCCAACTCTTAGCCATCTCTTTGAGTGAAATTGGTTCGGACATGCAGCGGAGGGATGTATTGAACTTTGTTGTTGCTTTTGTCAGTAGATTTTCGTACTCGTTACTGTCAAAACAAATGTAGGAACCCTTATGTTAATTCCAACGGAATTCTCTCTAGGAAGTAAAGTTTGTATATCGCAGTTAAATTTAGATCACCAACATATTGAATCTTGATTTATTTTCGTACAAATATATGGATGAGTGTCGAAATCAAATGATGAGAGTGGGTAAGATTACAAGAGAGTGGGTGAGATTACAAGAGTGAACACTAAGGATATGTTATCTTTGTTATGCAATAAAATGTCATGCTGAGAATATGGAAGAATCTTATTATGCAATAAAACCTCATGCTGAGAATATGGAAGAATCTTACCTCTGATTGCCAGACAACTTATCTATTAACGTAGGGGAGCAGTAGGGATAATTTGCAGAGACTAGGAACCGTATAGGTAGAACAGGAAACTGCAAAAACAGTAAAAGAAAATCGTCCATGTTATACGTTTTTCGAGTTTATTATATGATTTGAAGTAAGAAAGCGTGATATTCACCATTTCAGCTGAACTGCCTATTGGGTGGAATGTACAATTGACAATCCTTCCTTCAACATCATCACCTACGGCTGACGTCAGATTCATATCTTCACTGCTGATGTCCAATACTGTATTGATTAGCCTATAGTTTATCTCACTGATTTCTTCCTGAAGGGCACGACCCATCTGCAACCGAGAGTACCCATTGACTATGTAACAATTTTCTCGCTAGTGAGGCAGACAACAGAATTTCAGAGTAACATACCTCAAGTCTTGATCTCTTGATTCCAGATGTTGCAGTTGATCTTAGTTGTTCAGATGTCTCGGAACCATTTACCTTCTTGGAGCTATCATTTCAGTATAATCCGATGGCATAGCATTTTTAGAGCTTTCAGTTGAATAGCACCGTTTCAGTTTCTTTTTTAACGAACTGTCGTCATTAGATCAAAGTTCATAGCTTTAACATGCATCCCTGCCATAGCCACTAAGTCTTCAGGAACAGAGTATCTAGCTCCTTCCCCAGGTCGTGATCCTGCAAATCCATCGACCATACTGACTGCCAAACCAATGTCGTCCACCGAGGCACTCAATGCTTTAGATGAAATTGACTTCACCTGAAAAATTACCAGTCCCAtgattatacaaaaaaaaaaacatataactAATCAAGACTCTAGGATTATGACTAACTAACCGCTTTTAATAGTCGTTCTGTAGGTGTTAATACTGGCTTCTCAGGTATGATTATAGGTGCAGTACCAGCGTCCTGATTGCCTTCTACATTAATATAATCCTCAAGCAAGGAGACGCTGATATCCCTGGGGTGCCAATAGCAATAGACTGTGCTATTTGCTGTAATGATGAAACCTGTGCTGGTGCCTGTCCAATGTTGCCAGCATTTGAAAGTGAAGATACAGCAGCGTCTGCTTTTCGGTTTCCCCGGTAAGGGAGATGAAGACACAGGTGTAGAAGGAGAAAGGCAAACTGAAGGTGAATTTACCGATTGCAAAGGTGTTCCTAATTTTGGCAATGATGATAGCATATTCTGATGGTCTATCAATGACGAAGAATTCTGAGATATTTGAGGGGACCCAGCTTGAAGTAATTGAGGCGAAGAAGAAACATGACTGGCCCCGCTTTAATCTGTCGATGATTGTACATTGCTGCATCTTGACTTGGTGTAAGATGCTGCTGAATTGTTGTTCCTAATATGTTTGATCTGACCTTTGTTTCGCCTATTTCACTCATCTGTGTATGATGTTGTGGCAGTGGCAATGAATGTGTAGGCTGTAACTTTTGTTGCCGTTGTAATTGTTGGTTCTTAAGCATGTGTTGCTCTGATTGGTGCATTAACTGACGCTGGTGTTGTTGACTTGTCATGTTTATGATCCTGCTGTTGTCTCGATTGCTGATGCTGGATCTGTTTGACGGTAATAAACTCATATTATTCTGGGACAAGGTATTTGCCGCCGTGTGAGATACATTAATTATACTTTTCTGCATAGGTCCTCCAACAGAAGCACCACCTTGCTGCGATGAGCTAAGACAGTTTCCATGACCTAACTCGAGAGCAGGATTATGCTGAAGTGAATTTATCATGTTTGAAGGATGATGATTTGATGAAATTCCCACTTGGTTTGACAAAGACATTGAGCCATGCTGGTGCATGGTTGCCACAGCATTTTGATGCATTGTTGCTGCCTGTGGTTCTCAAGGTCTTGGTTGCATCTGTGATTTGTTGATCATTGGTTGTTGTGTTGATgcttcaattgagtcatttgtgatTGCGACAACTGTTGACTGGGTAATTGAAGAACTTTCTAATGTTTGGCATACTGATAAAAGTAAGAATCTGTTTCTCGTAAGGAATCAGCTTTTCCAGAGACAATTGACGAGAACCAATAGTGGCAATCCGCAAGAAATGTTGACATTTCTCCCCTACTCTTTGTACCTTTGAGAATATCAATCTCTTCAGGCTTCGCCTGTAAAAATAAGAGAACCGCgaaaatgaaaagaagaagaagattcaagtaAAGGAGAGAGGAGTAAATTTAAGAAAGAAATTAAGTACCTGCTGAAGTTTAATATTGATCCGGTGAATTATTTCATTCAACTGAGGAAGGTATGTTTCCATCATGAATTTAACCTGCAaaggaaaattttgtttatgtaaATTCAATATTTGGATGCCGGAATTTCCATGGTCTTGAAGATCTCTTTACAGTTGCTTATGCCAAGATATTTTAGAATCACAAATCACCTatcagaaaataaaatatatgatTTAAGAATTAAAATGTGATCAAGTAGAATACCTTGTTAAGGACTTCATCTTGCACATCACCACTGACGCTTGAATATCCTCTTAAACCCATTGTATCTGTTGATGCTATCCAAGAGAAACACaacatgaaaaggaaaaaaaaaaagtaagttgtaagagaaacaacaagaaaatggTAAGAGAAGTCAAAGCCAGAAAATGGAGGAAGTAAATTTTTTCCTTCCCTTGAAATGGCAGTCCCTACTGCCACTTATGTGAAGTTGTTAAAGAGAGTTTATACAAACAAGAACCATTACACACTCTTAACAATAGAAACTACTCATACATAACCATCCCATAATTAAGGGCCCACGCTATGTCAGATATCAGAGAAATGGGCCCCATTCTCACATTATCTAAGTTTTAACTTcagaacaaacaaacaaaacaaaaaaactttcTTAATTCTTAGGTATAGATAACATACTTGATGAGGGCTCAGGACTACCTTGTTGTAATTGAAGTAATTGCCTTTGCCATTCAGTAGAATTCTGATGTTGAAGCGCTCCTCTTTGAAATGAGTTTGACTTGTTTTCCAATGCCAGTTGTTGTTgcatttgtttttgttgttgactCTGAACCATTAGTTGCTGTCTCGAAGATTGTGCTTGCTTCCCTGGCGACGATAACAACATCGAAGATGTTTGTTGTGATTGCTGATGTGTTGCAGATTTAGCCTGATGCAAGCTGTGCATCGACTGCTGATGGGTCTGCATATTTGAGACACCGGATTGGTTTCcaaattgctgctgctgctttagTCCAGATACATTTCCCTGCAGCCCCAACGTCTGCTGATGAAACCTTGAGATGTCGTTTTGCTGAGACATTACCTGTTGAAATTTTTTAGGTAAGCATCATGattatatttaagaaataagaaaaaatgTAGATTAGACAGAACACTAAAACAATCAAGCTCAGATGCCCAAAGGCATGAGAAAACCACCCAGTAGAGTGGTTTAGTCCATAATGTTAATTTTgagattgaatcacacaaaagtGCTATTCTTCTGTGGGAATTCCATTATCAATGTGCATGAAAATTTTGCCACTCATTCGGTATTCCAGTTTTTCCTTTTCAAGGTGTTCTGACTTTTAAAATCGAGTTGCACAACCAAAACTAAAGCACTGCATGATGGCCTACCTGCTGTTGATGTTGCATACTTGAAGAATTAGTTTGCTGTCCAAGCCACTTCTGTCGTTGTTGTTTCTGCAGTTCCATTGTACTGTTTGGCTGCCCAAAAGGCTGATTATGTTGAAAGTTCCTTTCATCAGTTTGTTTCCCAATTAGCTGTTGTTTCTGCTGAGATGAGACCATGATTGGTTGAGCCATTGAAGCTTGTTGTTCGTGTAAAGAACGTTGCAATTGCTGTTGCCATTGAACTGACTGTGAATGTTGCTGAAGAGCAGAAGATTGTTGGTTTTGTACGACCCCAGTTTGTGTAGCCGATTGTACCATTGGAGATTGTGTTTGCTGTTGACTTGATGACGTCTGAATTGGCTGCATTAGATTATGCTGCTGCTGTTGTGGATCGTGTGGGTGCATTGAATGAGTTTGAATATTTCCTCTATGTTTCATCATACCCGGATGTTGAAACTGCTGCTGAAAtacaaactgattttgattttgggaCTGCAGATGCTGTTGGGCAACAACCTGTTGCAAATGTTGCCTTTCATGAACCTGTCTCTGTGAACTTGAAAATGTATTTTGTGTTT includes the following:
- the LOC113286358 gene encoding mediator of RNA polymerase II transcription subunit 15a-like — protein: MGRALQEEISEINYRLINTVLDISSEDMNLTSAVGDDVEGRIVNCTFHPIGSSAEMFPVLPIRFLVSANYPYCSPTLIDKLSGNQSNEYENLLTKATTKFNTSLRCMSEPISLKEMAKSWDSCANAVFLEYARQNGGGSFSSRYGTWEKCVDAV
- the LOC113291728 gene encoding mediator of RNA polymerase II transcription subunit 15a-like; translated protein: MDNKIKVEEDVDKPDWRLTFSSESRQKIVAKVEASLWKCISNPSPDKFQEIKDAAAKFEDKMFSIASSTEDYDRRITTKMLKVNKTTPTGEASSLPSNSSCSSQITDLASHSVQSQVRNQSKSSPVPMANQSQPTQQRLLLNNMENSMSSPGIQNSGNLVSLPLVTCLTDNPVANSLGQSCEMQITPGMSQTQNTFSSSQRQVHERQHLQQVVAQQHLQSQNQNQFVFQQQFQHPGMMKHRGNIQTHSMHPHDPQQQQHNLMQPIQTSSSQQQTQSPMVQSATQTGVVQNQQSSALQQHSQSVQWQQQLQRSLHEQQASMAQPIMVSSQQKQQLIGKQTDERNFQHNQPFGQPNSTMELQKQQRQKWLGQQTNSSSMQHQQQVMSQQNDISRFHQQTLGLQGNVSGLKQQQQFGNQSGVSNMQTHQQSMHSLHQAKSATHQQSQQTSSMLLSSPGKQAQSSRQQLMVQSQQQKQMQQQLALENKSNSFQRGALQHQNSTEWQRQLLQLQQGSPEPSSTSTDTMGLRGYSSVSGDVQDEVLNKVKFMMETYLPQLNEIIHRINIKLQQAKPEEIDILKGTKSRGEMSTFLADCHYWFSSIVSGKADSLRETDSYFYQYAKH